The Spartobacteria bacterium DNA window CAGTTAAAGCAAATCGCAGCAAGCATTTCTACATAGAGTTGACAACTTACTATCAACGGAGGATAGACGGGATCATTGAAGTATTACGGGAAGCGGTCGGATTCACATCTGATGATGCCAAAGCGATGCTTTCGAACGTCGAAACATGTCACAAATCGCTTATTGAGGCTGGGACAACTGAAGAAGAAGAATCGCACATTGCTTTGATTGCGAAATTCAAAAAAGAACTGAATGCATTCAGGGATTTTATCAAGAAGAGTGAAAAATCACCGATGGTTAACAATCAGTTACAATGCAGCATGCAGTCTGATTGTCATGAACTCAATGAATTAGTTAAGGCTTCTGGCATTGACCAGGAATACAAAGCGGATTTTTTGTCGGGAATACGTGAATGTCATGTGTGTTTTGCGAATGAGTGCTGGATTGCGCTGATCTGCTTGTGCGGACGCATGCTGGAACTGGCATTACGCATCCGGGTTATGAATGCCGGATTATGGGATAAACAATATGATGAATATCCCATAAGCGGCTTGCTTAAAGTGCTTTCCGACAAGAAAAGCGATGCGGACTACCTTCCTCCCGATCTCAAAAATATTGCCAACGTGATCAAGGAATACCGCAACTCGTATGCACACAAAAAAGGCGAAAAACCCATTCCTTCCGAATCACAGGCAAAAACAGTTTTCTATGCGGTGAAAAACATGATGGAACGGACGCTTGAAACGGAGCAAGTTGAGGAGTAGTGGGCATTCGTCGCGGATGCATGGATACGGATATCTCGGCGATGCGCCACCATCAAGGAATTACGCATCGCATTTACCCAGAAGTAGTTGAAAACAAACCAATGCCATCTCGTTCTGCCTATGCTGCATCTGCTCAGGGTAGAACGGTGCTCCCGCGCCGTTTTTCGTGATGGCGTTTTTTTAGTGATGTGTGCGAGGGAACACGGCGCAGGAGCACCGTGCTACGACTCGGGACATCACGGCGCGAGTGAATGTGAACTGCGAAAGAGCGACGATGAGTTCTAAATTATAATATCATGTGAGCTAAAATACATTATCGAGACGGATTGCCTAGGTTGCAACCTCGTTGCAGTTGGACTTCCAGACGTTGGAAGTGTTCTCAAAAAAAAGTTCCAGACGTTGGAAGTTTTTTCGGGGAAAGTTCCAAACATTGGAAGTCCCGTTTGCGGGCTGCGTATTTGTTGCGACGTTATTTTACGCTGCCGCGCGGAGTATAGCGCTGTTTTTCTCTCACAGAGGCACGGGGGCACAGAGCAATTCGTGGGATGATCGGGGTTCGGAACAGGATGATCGGAGTTCGGAACGGGATGCACGCAGCTTTGTGCTGGCAATCTTGCAACCACGGGCTGTGGGGCGTAACTCCGTTGGCGTTGGACTTCCAAACTTTAGTGCCACCGACAAAGGTATTAAAAGCAAAGAACCCTTGCGTATTGTGCGCATTTTTGTGGCTATCCCTTGGCGATCTCTGCGGCTCTGCGAGAAAAATAATCTGCGGCAAACGAGCGAAGCGGCGTAGGGCAATCATTGAAATTTTTGACAAAACCCCAAAAGGCACGAGTTTTGGAGTGCGTTGCCAGCGTGTACTCACGTTGCCAACGCTTTTTATCAGTTCGCAATATATTGGAGTATAAAAGGATGTGGTGATAGAAATAATGCGCAAAACATGCGTTAAAAAAGCGGAGAGGCGCGGAGTACCGCTGTCTCCGCACTCCAAACCGGGGAAAGTTCCAATGATTGGAGCCACCGACAAAAGTCCCTGGAGTGCGGGGACAAGCGGTACTCCGCGCGGCACCGCCTTGTTCCGAGAGACAACGACGTAGGAGGCGGCTCTCGACGTATCTCGCTGCGTCGCAAGCTCCTTATCGAGATAAAACAGGGCGGCGCCGCCGTGGGTACACGTTGTCGCCGCACTCCAGGGTTCGCTACTTTTAATACTTTTGTCGGTGGCATCAATGATTGGAACTTCGTAGTGCCAGCTGGAAGCAGGCGCTACATCAAAGAATCATTGAAATTTGTGACACAACTCAACTCAGCTCGGCTTCGGTCAAAAACCGGTCATAATCAGCCGATGTCACAACCGTTGTTTTTGCGAGTGGATAGGCGTTGGTGAAGGTTTGCGGAAAACGTGTTTTGTCTTTTTTGCTGTTCCATTTGAATTCAAATGCCGAGAGTGCCTCATTTCGTTCTTCAATATAATCAATTTCCTGCTGCTGGGTTGTGCGCCAAAAATAGGAGCGAGCTGAAACTCTTGCGTTGCTTAGCAGTTTCCGGCGTTCTGACATTAAATAATTCTCCCACAAGGCACCGATATCCGTGCGGTTGCTGATAGGCAGCATATTGCCGACAACAGCGTTGCGTATACCATTGTCCCAAAAGTAGATTTTTTTGCCTTTTTTAATTTCGTTGCGTACATTTCTGCTGTACGCGCTGACTTGAAAAATAACGTATGCCTTTTCAAGCAAATCAATATAGCGCTCCACCGTATGGCTGTCTGCGCCGACTAATTGTGCGATTTCATTATATGACACCTCGCTGCCAAGCTGTAGTGCCAGTGCTCTGACAATTTTATCGAGCAAGGCAGGTTTACGAAGGCCGTTCAGCGCCAGTATATCCTTGTAAAGATAGCTTCCTGCCAGCATTCGGACCAGTTCTTCGGCCTGTCCTGATGACATCACGATTTCTGGATAAGCTCCATAGACCAAGCGCTGCTCTAAACAGCGTCTCTCCTGAATCAGTCCGTAATGGGATGCCAATTCGGAAAAGGCCATCGGATACAGCGCAAATTCATACTTTCGTCCGGTCAGCGGTTCCGTGATGCTGGAATTTAATTCCAATGCAGACGAACCCGTAGCAATGACCTGCACGTCCCGCATTTCATCTGTAATCAACTTCAGCGTGATACCAATGTTTTCAACGCGCTGCGCCTCATCAATGCATACGAGTCGGTGATCGCCAAACAGCATTCGCAGTCGCGCAGAGGTGCAATGGGCAAGCATTTCCCGGACATCCGGCTCGTCTGCATTGAGATACAGGCTCTTTGTGTCCGAACGTTCGAGGATGCCTTTGACCAGCGTTGTCTTTCCGGACTGTCGCGGACCCATCACGATAATGGCTTTACCCTGAAACAGCCGTTGTTCAATGTCGGCAGAAACCGATCTGGATATAATATGTTTGGAATTCATTCCTGTCATATTATATTTATTTTGGAGTTGAGCAAGTCAAAGTTCAGAGATCCTGATCCGCAGGAAAATACGTTTCACCAAATGAAATTTACTACCAAAACGTGTGACAAAGATGCCTTGCAAATACAATCTGTGGAAATCGAAGCGTAGCGGAGAAGGGCTGGTGTATTCCCGCTAGCAACGTAGTGGCAATTGGCGTAATCTGTGGATGAAAAAATAGATAGAGCGTTGTTTTTTGTCCACAGATTACTCAGATTACACAGATTTTTATATTCAATGTGACACTGGCATTCAAGATTTCTGAAGTTGGTTAAAACCCCAGTGCATCATGCGAAACACCGGGCTACATCATTGACGGCCCGTCACTCCTTACTTTATGGTGAGGATAATCACAAAAGGAGTTCACAATGGTGCAAGACAACCATGAAGCATTGATAAAACCCATAAACAAAACGGTTGATGAAGTGTGTGGCTGTTTACATGATGATGCACAGGATGCGGTATCGGTGGAGGATATGAATGCTGCCATTGCAAAACACGTATTCGACAAAGCCGCCGCAAAACTTCCCTTTTTCGATCTTCTGCGCCCTTGATTAATCCCTGACCTTCCTGATAGGATATTCCACCAGTTGCAAGCGATAAGAAAGGATATCCATAATTTGTCCATTTAGTTATGCGTGAAAAGAAGACTTTTATGAGCGAGAACACATCAAACACACTCAAATTGAATCAGGAAAATGCCGATTTATCTCATCATAAAGTTGAGCCAATTTATAAAGATCAAGCACACTATTTGTCGGTTGCACAGCGTCTTGAACTTTTCCTGTCATTCAACAATATGGATGAACCAATTGCCTATGGTATTATAAGTGTTGCAAAAAATGGGTTTTCGCCAGTTCCCTACTGGGTCAATGATCTTAAAAATAAACACGGGTCCTATATTTACTATCCTGTGATAGGAGATCGCTCGCGCCCAAGCATCGCATTAAGAAAGCTGCCTGTAAATTCACGACTCGGAGATATGGTCTCTCTTCAATTTAGATTGGCATCTGATAAAAGTGAGGTTTTTCAAAAAAAGCCATTTGCTATCCATGCAAATACTGATGACATGACGGTAGTCGATATTATCCCTAAACAGTTTGCTGTTTTTCAGGGTGACAATATTGTGTTACCCAAATCTTTATTGGCATATTCAGAATCATTGATTTCCCAAGATGTAGAATTGCTGAAAGAAAAAATTAATAGAGATAAAGAACTCCATGAAAAGGCAATCAAAAATCAGGCAGAAGAATTGAAGAAGCATTATGAACAGAACAGCAGTCATCATCGTGAAGAATACAAAATACTATTAAACACCATTACTGAGCTCAAAATGGAAAAAAGCGAGCTTGAAATGACGGTAGCTAGTCGCATGGGAGTGGCGTTCGATCTGGACGATTTCATTAGAGATGCAGAGCGAAAAAAGGAGTTATTGATGTCAGAATACAACAGATTGCGCGAATATGCTAAACAAAGTTCTAACCGGTTGATGCGGTTTGATCTAATAACAGAACAGCAAAACAAACTTTTCAGTGGCGAGACGGTACTCCAAGAGCAGGATGGTGAGGCGCTCGAATGGTTTGCCGATCTTCAGGGTGACTACCGCCGACTAGTGAATGTAATCCAAGCTTACCTTTTCAGAACTGGTATCATCTATCCACGCATGATAATCGCCAACTTCTTAACTCTTTTGCGTACCAACGACATAATTATCCTGTCCGGTCTATCTGGTGCAGGAAAGACACAGTTGGTGCGTAGTTTTGCCAGGGCGTTATGCGGGGTTGCGCATATTATCCCAGTAAAACCAAACTGGACAGGGTCTGAGGATTTACTCGGCTACTTCAATCCTTTGCAACGATCATATGTCAGAACACATTTTCTGGAAGCATTGCTTGAAGCTGAACGTGATCCAAATAGATTGCATTTGATATGCCTCGATGAAATGAATCTGGCGCGTGCGGAATACTACTTTGCGGATTTCCTTTCCGTTCTTGAGGATCGCTCCGAATTCGCGGAAGTGCACCTTTATTCGGACAGCGAAGCCAGCCATATTTTTTCTGAAGTCCGGATGTTAATGAATGTACTTGAACAATTTGATAGTACCGACCAAATGACGCTTCAGGACGTACTGAAATCCAAAGAAGCTAAAGACCACCTGCAAAGCGTATTTGGCGATAATGCTAGTGAATCCTTTCCGGCATTCCATAGTCGACTCCGACGAATGATGACGACGGTACTTGACGTTCCTGCACGTGTAGCTATTCCGCCAAACGTTCGATTTATTGGTGCTATAAATGTTGATCAGACGACATACGGTCTTTCGCCGAAAATACTCGATCGAGCGCATTTGATCCGGTTTGAAAACCCATTGAAATATGATTTGAAGTCCATTGAAAATGAAGTTTCTGTCGGGCATGAATCCGAACTGCGCGTTGCGCCTGTTCGAATGCATCCATCTGAGTTCACACCCGTGAGATCGGCATATCCCGACTATAAGGCAAACCATCCAGCGGCTGAATGGTTACAGCATCTTTATGAAGAATATTTAATGGTGCTCGGCATGGATATTGCTTATCGAACGATCCGACAGGCGCAGCATTACTGGGATCTATTGGCCGATGCTTTGTCAGACGATC harbors:
- a CDS encoding ATP-binding protein, whose translation is MNSKHIISRSVSADIEQRLFQGKAIIVMGPRQSGKTTLVKGILERSDTKSLYLNADEPDVREMLAHCTSARLRMLFGDHRLVCIDEAQRVENIGITLKLITDEMRDVQVIATGSSALELNSSITEPLTGRKYEFALYPMAFSELASHYGLIQERRCLEQRLVYGAYPEIVMSSGQAEELVRMLAGSYLYKDILALNGLRKPALLDKIVRALALQLGSEVSYNEIAQLVGADSHTVERYIDLLEKAYVIFQVSAYSRNVRNEIKKGKKIYFWDNGIRNAVVGNMLPISNRTDIGALWENYLMSERRKLLSNARVSARSYFWRTTQQQEIDYIEERNEALSAFEFKWNSKKDKTRFPQTFTNAYPLAKTTVVTSADYDRFLTEAELS